The Panicum hallii strain FIL2 chromosome 9, PHallii_v3.1, whole genome shotgun sequence genome has a window encoding:
- the LOC112873314 gene encoding uncharacterized protein LOC112873314: MDAGGGAAPAPAPHGAAVSHRATSALAAVSVFLVLLCLFWRFVWQCRKHEGRSGPARVAAADTSSSAPPPSGPPRDGAGEAARHAPRTTLPAFVRVAAAGFSGAEKVDCAVCLAELRDGEGPPCGWCRAAGTGSTRSASRRGSA; encoded by the coding sequence atggacgccggcggcggcgctgccccggcgccggcgccgcacgGGGCCGCCGTCTCCCACCGCGCCACGTCGGCGCTCGCGGCCGTCAGCGTCTTCCTCGTCCTGCTCTGCCTCTTCTGGCGCTTCGTCTGGCAGTGCAGGAAGCACGAAGGCAGAAGCGGCCCCGCCAGAGTTGCCGCTGCCGATacctcctcctccgctccgccgccgtccggccCACCCCGGGACGGGGCGGGGGAGGCAGCACGCCACGCGCCTCGCACGACGCTCCCGGCGTTCGTGCGCGTGGCCGCGGCGGGCTTCAGCGGCGCCGAGAAGGTCGACTGCGCGGTGTGCCTGGCGGAGCTCCGGGACGGCGAGGGGCCGCCGTGCGGCTGGTGCCGGGCTGCGGGCACGGGTTCCACGCGGAGTGCATCGAGGCGTGGTTCCGCGTGA
- the LOC112878250 gene encoding RING-H2 finger protein ATL74-like yields the protein MEPSSSSSSSLLDRDLRFDLYAALAALGLSAFLVVCFWRLYRLTVSARPQDMLPIAGGKAAAAALRQKDLAALPVFVHGGGGAAVVECTVCLAEMKDGERGRLLPVCGHRFHVECIDQWFRANSTCPVCRAAAVGQPDAVPACKAGSSQVMVAVQS from the coding sequence ATGGAGccttcgtcgtcgtcgtcctcgtcgtTGCTGGACAGGGACCTCAGGTTCGACCTGTACGCCGCGCTAGCGGCGCTCGGCCTGAGCGCCTTCCTCGTTGTATGCTTCTGGCGGCTGTACAGGCTCACGGTGTCCGCGCGGCCGCAGGACATGCTGCCCATCGCCGggggcaaggcggcggcggcggcgctcaggCAGAAGGACCTCGCGGCGCTGCCGGTGTTCgtgcatggcggcggcggcgcggcggtcgtCGAGTGCACGGTGTGCCTCGCGGAGATGAAGGACGGGGAGCGGGGCCGGCTGCTCCCCGTGTGCGGCCACCGGTTCCACGTCGAGTGCATCGACCAGTGGTTCAGGGCCAACTCCACGTGCCCGGTCTGCCGCGCCGCGGCCGTCGGCCAGCCGGACGCGGTGCCGGCGTGCAAGGCTGGCTCGTCGCAGGTGATGGTTGCGGTGCAAAGCTGA
- the LOC112873317 gene encoding E3 ubiquitin-protein ligase ATL6-like yields the protein MARRFLTSGTALPPATHGAGAGGAAPPAPRAQGKHHGSSAAKVAIAGNVIVAVLLFAAIVWRVFFSGRGEDDDDDDVAPPALGAVDGAAVPASPSAASTPGASPRAGGLQKHDLLALPVYVHGSCPDQEGRAGGEGRVECAVCISELRDGDTGRILPRCGHRFHAECVDRWFRSHVTCPLCRAVVADGGFGKSYPKI from the coding sequence ATGGCCAGGAGATTCCTGACGTCCGGCACCGCGCTGCCGCCGGCAACgcacggcgccggcgccggcggcgcggcccctCCGGCGCCGCGTGCACAAGGGAAACATCACGGGTCATCGGCCGCGAAGGTCGCCATCGCCGGGAACGTCATCGTCGCGGTGCTCTTATTCGCCGCCATCGTCTGGCGCGTCTTCTTCTCCGGAAGAggagaagacgacgacgacgacgacgtcgcTCCACCGGCGCTGGGAGCAGTAGACGGTGCCGCGGTCCCGGCGTCCCCCTCGGCTGCGAGCACGCCGGGCGCGTCGCCGCGGGCGGGCGGCCTGCAGAAGCACGACCTCCTGGCGCTGCCGGTGTACGTGCACGGCTCGTGCCCTGATCAGGAGggccgcgccggcggcgagggcagggTGGAGTGCGCGGTGTGCATCAGCGAGCTCAGGGACGGCGACACCGGCCGGATCCTGCCGCGGTGCGGGCACCGGTTCCACGCCGAGTGCGTGGACAGGTGGTTCCGGTCGCACGTCACCTGCCCACTCTGCCGCGCCGTCGTGGCGGACGGCGGCTTCGGCAAGTCATACCCCAAGATATGA
- the LOC112876458 gene encoding probable phospholipid hydroperoxide glutathione peroxidase 6, mitochondrial has protein sequence MAAATSVHDFVVKDASGKDVPLSTYKGKVLLIVNVASRCGLTNSNYTELGQLYEMYKDQGFEILAFPCNQFGGQEPGTNEEIVQFVCTRFKAKYPIFDKVDVNGEDAAPIYKFLKSSKTGPFGDNIKWNFAKFLVDKQGRVAERYAPTTYPLSIQKDIKKLLGSF, from the exons ATGGCTGCTGCCACCTCCGTCCACGACTTCGTCGTCAAG GATGCGAGCGGCAAAGACGTGCCCCTGAGCACCTACAAGGGGAAGGTCCTGCTCATCGTCAACGTCGCGTCTCGGTG TGGCTTGACCAATTCCAACTACACGGAGCTTGGCCAGCTATATGAGATGTACAAGGACCAGG GTTTTGAGATCCTTGCTTTCCCATGCAACCAGTTCGGTGGGCAAGAACCAGGCACAAACGAGGAGATCGTCCAGTTTGTTTGCACTCGCTTCAAGGCCAAGTATCCAATTTTTGACAAG GTTGATGTAAACGGTGAGGATGCTGCGCCGATCTACAAGTTCCTCAAGTCCAGCAAAACCGGCCCTTTTGGCGACAACATCAAATGGAACTTTGCCAAGTTCTTGGTTGACAAACAGGGGCGTGTTGCGGAGCGCTACGCCCCGACGACTTACCCACTGAGCATCCAG AAGGACATAAAGAAGCTGCTTGGGAGTTTTTGA
- the LOC112877215 gene encoding fumarate hydratase 1, mitochondrial-like yields the protein MAMALRRLAGVPGSPSAAAAALLLRPALTRPISTGFREERDTFGPIQVPNDKLWGAQTQRSLQNFDIGGERERMPVPIIRAFGVLKKCAAKVNMEYGLDPTIGKAIMQAAEEVAEGKLDDHFPLVIWQTGSGTQSNMNANEVIANRAAEILGHKRGEKFVHPNDHVNRSQSSNDTFPTVMHIAAAVEINSKFIPSLQQLHDSLYSKSVEFNDIIKIGRTHTQDATPLTLGQEFSGYTTQVKYGIDRINCTLPRMYQLAQGGTAVGTGLNTKKGFDVKIAAAVAEETNLPFVTAENKFEALAAHDAFVESSGAVNTISASLMKIANDIRLLGSGPRCGLGELILPENEPGSSIMPGKVNPTQCEALTMVCAQVMGNHVGVTVGGANGHFELNVFKPMIAAGLLRSLRLLGDASVSFEKNCVRGIQANHKRISQLLHESLMLVTSLNPKIGYDNAAAVAKKAHKEGTTLKKAALDLGVLTEEEFHELVVPEKMIGPTD from the exons ATGGCGATGGCTCTGCGCCGCCTCGCTGGCGTGCCCGGCTCCCCGTCGGCAGCCGCGGCCGCGCTGCTCCTCCGCCCGGCGCTGACCCGCCCGATCTCCACCGGCTTCCGCGAGGAGCGCGACACCTTCGGCCCCATCCAGGTCCCCAACGACAA GCTGTGGGGCGCGCAGACGCAGAGGTCGCTGCAGAACTTCGACATTGGCGGCGAGCGCGAGCGGATGCCCGTGCCCATCATCCGCGCCTTTGGTGTGCTCAAAAAGTGCGCCGCTAAG GTGAATATGGAGTATGGCCTTGATCCAACAATAGGCAAGGCAATAATGCAGGCAGCTGAGGAGGTCGCAGAGGGAAAACTGGATGATCACTTCCCACTTGTTATCTGGCAAACTGGTAGTGGCACACAAAGCAACATGAATGCCAATGAG GTAATTGCAAATAGGGCAGCTGAGATTCTTGGACACAAGCGTGGTGAGAAGTTTGTgcaccctaatgaccacgtgaATAGGTCACAATCCTCCAATGATACATTTCCCACT GTTATGCATATAGCAGCAGCTGTCGAGATCAATTCAAAATTTATCCCAAGTTTGCAACAGTTGCATGATTCACTTTACTCAAAG TCTGTTGAGTTTAATGACATTATCAAAATCGGACGTACACATACCCAAGATGCCACCCCGTTAACTCTTGGCCAGGAGTTCAGTGGTTACACTACGCAG GTCAAATATGGAATTGACCGAATTAATTGTACATTACCTCGGATGTATCAG CTTGCTCAAGGTGGAACTGCAGTTGGCACTGGCTTGAACACTAAGAAAGG ATTTGATGTCAAAATTGCCGCTGCAGTGGCTGAGGAAACAAATCTACCCTTTGTGACAGCAGAGAACAAGTTTGAAGCTTTG GCAGCACATGATGCTTTTGTTGAGAGCAGTGGTGCCGTAAACACAATATCTGCATCCCTTATGAAGATAGCAAACGACATACGCTTGCTGGGAAG TGGCCCTCGCTGTGGACTTGGTGAACTAATCCTGCCAGAGAATGAGCCTGGGAGCAGCATTATGCCT GGAAAAGTTAATCCAACACAGTGTGAGGCTCTGACCATGGTTTGCGCTCAG GTTATGGGTAATCATGTTGGTGTTACAGTTGGTGGTGCGAATGGGCATTTTGAACTGAATGTTTTCAAGCCAATGATTGCAGCCGGATTACTTCGA TCATTGAGATTGTTGGGGGATGCTTCTGTGTCCTTCGAGAAAAACTGTGTAAGGGGAATTCAAGCAAACCATAAGAGAATTTCACAGCTTTTGCATGAG TCTCTGATGTTGGTGACATCTTTGAACCCT AAAATTGGCTATGACAATGCTGCAGCTGTAGCAAAGAAAGCTCACAAAGAAGGAACCACATTAAAG AAAGCTGCATTAGACCTTGGAGTATTAACGGAAGAGGAATTCCATGAGCTTGTCGTCCCAGAGAAAATGATTGGCCCTACTGATTGA